Proteins encoded by one window of Hyphomicrobium nitrativorans NL23:
- the pqqD gene encoding pyrroloquinoline quinone biosynthesis peptide chaperone PqqD encodes MAEPDTPETKSDAKPIPTRLIVTPDTKLAMPRHIKLRHDAGRGRWIILAPERVFNPDDIAVVVLQRLDGQRSVSDIAETLSQEYDAPLEVVTGDIVVMLQDLTDKGVLVQA; translated from the coding sequence ATGGCTGAGCCCGACACGCCGGAAACGAAATCCGACGCGAAGCCGATCCCGACCCGGCTCATCGTCACGCCGGACACCAAGCTCGCAATGCCGCGGCACATTAAGCTGCGCCACGACGCGGGACGCGGGCGCTGGATCATTCTCGCGCCCGAGCGGGTATTCAACCCGGACGACATCGCGGTGGTCGTGCTGCAGCGCCTCGACGGACAACGTTCCGTGAGCGACATCGCGGAAACCTTGTCTCAGGAGTACGACGCACCACTTGAAGTCGTAACAGGCGACATCGTGGTCATGCTGCAGGACCTCACGGACAAAGGCGTGCTGGTGCAGGCTTAA
- the pqqE gene encoding pyrroloquinoline quinone biosynthesis protein PqqE produces the protein MNEIVPNHVKETGMPVCARTTDDAPASDPGQDPALCARAPIGMLCELTHRCPLQCPYCSNPVELERGNTELTTAEWQDTMRQAAALGVLQIHLSGGEPTARKDLEEIVQVAAEVGLYTNLITAGVTLTEERLRRLVDVGLDHVQLSVQDVDPENADRIAQYKGGMAKKVQVAKWVRDAGLPLTINCPIHRQNIHNVPRMIDFAVEMGAGRVEIAHVQYYAWALVNRASLMPTKEAFMVAAKQVEEAREKYKGVIVIDAIVPDYYAKFPKPCMGGWARGIVNVTPSGRVLPCHAAESIKTLAFDNIKERKLADIWLNGEAFQAYRGTEWMKEPCRTCPRKEIDYGGCRCQAFALTGDAANTDPACSLSPLHAQWQAVAEVESHSEPPEFIYRRVGGAAKPKVTHNAS, from the coding sequence ATGAACGAGATCGTACCTAACCACGTCAAAGAGACCGGAATGCCGGTCTGCGCGCGGACGACCGACGACGCGCCCGCGTCTGATCCAGGTCAGGATCCCGCCCTTTGCGCGCGCGCGCCGATCGGGATGCTCTGCGAGCTGACCCATCGCTGCCCGCTTCAGTGTCCCTACTGTTCGAACCCGGTCGAACTGGAACGCGGCAACACCGAGCTGACGACGGCGGAGTGGCAGGACACGATGCGCCAGGCCGCCGCGCTCGGCGTGCTGCAGATCCATCTTTCCGGTGGCGAGCCGACGGCACGCAAGGACCTCGAAGAGATCGTGCAAGTCGCGGCCGAAGTCGGGCTCTATACCAACCTCATCACGGCGGGCGTGACGCTGACGGAAGAGCGCCTGCGCCGCCTCGTCGACGTCGGCCTCGATCACGTGCAGCTCTCGGTGCAGGACGTCGACCCCGAGAATGCCGACCGCATCGCTCAGTATAAAGGCGGCATGGCCAAGAAGGTCCAGGTGGCCAAGTGGGTGCGCGACGCCGGGCTACCGCTCACGATCAACTGCCCCATTCACCGGCAGAACATCCATAACGTGCCCCGCATGATCGACTTCGCGGTCGAGATGGGCGCGGGCCGCGTGGAGATCGCGCACGTGCAGTACTACGCCTGGGCGCTGGTCAACCGCGCGTCGCTGATGCCGACCAAGGAAGCCTTCATGGTGGCGGCCAAGCAGGTCGAGGAGGCACGCGAGAAGTACAAAGGCGTCATCGTCATCGACGCCATCGTGCCGGACTACTACGCCAAGTTCCCGAAGCCCTGCATGGGCGGGTGGGCGCGCGGAATCGTCAACGTCACGCCGTCGGGGCGGGTGCTGCCGTGCCATGCGGCCGAATCGATCAAGACGCTCGCCTTCGACAACATCAAGGAGCGCAAGCTCGCTGACATCTGGCTCAACGGCGAAGCCTTCCAGGCCTATCGCGGCACGGAGTGGATGAAGGAGCCTTGCCGGACCTGCCCGCGCAAGGAAATCGACTACGGCGGGTGCCGCTGCCAGGCGTTCGCGCTCACGGGCGATGCGGCCAACACCGACCCGGCCTGCTCGCTTTCGCCCCTGCATGCCCAGTGGCAGGCGGTGGCCGAGGTCGAAAGCCACAGCGAGCCGCCGGAGTTCATTTACCGGCGTGTGGGCGGTGCAGCAAAACCGAAGGTCACGCACAACGCATCTTGA
- a CDS encoding c-type cytochrome: MRNWIIAAAALVAVPGIVSAQDADNGANIFKRCAACHQIGEGAKNGLGPHLDCIAGKPAGHVEGFNYSDAVKNSGIEWTDENLLAWFEADDKLIKGNKMIFPAGIKNADDRADLLAFIKTQCKE; encoded by the coding sequence ATGCGCAATTGGATTATTGCGGCTGCCGCCCTGGTAGCCGTGCCTGGAATCGTGTCCGCACAGGATGCCGACAACGGCGCGAACATCTTCAAGCGCTGCGCCGCCTGCCACCAGATCGGCGAAGGTGCGAAGAACGGTCTCGGTCCGCATCTCGACTGCATCGCCGGCAAGCCGGCTGGCCATGTCGAGGGCTTCAACTACTCGGACGCCGTGAAGAACTCCGGCATCGAGTGGACGGACGAGAACCTGCTCGCCTGGTTCGAGGCTGACGATAAGCTCATCAAGGGCAACAAGATGATCTTCCCGGCCGGCATCAAGAACGCGGACGACCGCGCGGATCTGCTCGCCTTCATCAAGACGCAGTGCAAAGAATAA
- the folK gene encoding 2-amino-4-hydroxy-6-hydroxymethyldihydropteridine diphosphokinase, producing the protein MKKSAKASADFDALIGLGSNMGDKQANIRRAIGLLTEAGDIRLVRASRLYRTPPWGVLDQDWFVNACIAVATDLAPYDLLARCLGVEDEMKRVRHERWGPRVIDVDVLTYRNVALDDARLTVPHPRIVERAFVLLPLKDIAPDLVVSGHVLDHWLAKLDTAGVEPVATAE; encoded by the coding sequence ATGAAGAAGTCTGCGAAGGCCTCCGCGGATTTCGACGCGCTTATCGGCCTCGGCTCCAACATGGGCGACAAGCAAGCGAACATTCGCCGGGCGATCGGTCTTCTGACAGAGGCGGGAGACATCCGCCTCGTCCGCGCCTCACGCCTTTATCGGACCCCGCCCTGGGGCGTGCTCGACCAGGATTGGTTCGTGAATGCGTGTATCGCCGTCGCGACCGATCTTGCTCCATACGACCTGCTGGCACGGTGCCTCGGCGTCGAAGATGAGATGAAGCGCGTGCGCCACGAGCGCTGGGGACCGCGTGTCATCGACGTCGACGTGCTGACCTATCGCAACGTTGCGCTCGACGATGCGCGCTTGACGGTGCCTCATCCGCGCATTGTGGAACGCGCCTTCGTGCTGCTGCCGCTCAAAGATATCGCCCCCGATCTCGTGGTCTCGGGGCACGTCCTCGATCACTGGCTTGCGAAGCTCGATACCGCCGGCGTCGAGCCTGTCGCAACCGCCGAATAG
- a CDS encoding 4a-hydroxytetrahydrobiopterin dehydratase, with amino-acid sequence MTSPRETALSEAEVTQWLSENLPQWRLEDGWIRRTYKTASWKSTLMVITTVGHLAEAAWHHPDITASYAWVEVRLVTHSAKGITRKDLELARKIEEVIAWQPAKDGVFEGTPSDQRFAYIKYD; translated from the coding sequence ATGACGAGCCCCCGCGAGACGGCACTTTCCGAGGCCGAGGTCACGCAATGGCTGTCCGAGAACCTTCCCCAGTGGCGCCTGGAAGATGGGTGGATCCGCCGCACATACAAGACGGCGAGCTGGAAAAGCACCTTGATGGTGATCACGACAGTCGGCCATCTGGCCGAGGCCGCCTGGCACCACCCGGACATCACGGCCTCGTACGCCTGGGTGGAAGTCCGCCTCGTGACCCATTCCGCCAAGGGCATCACCCGGAAGGATCTGGAGCTGGCCAGGAAGATCGAGGAGGTGATCGCCTGGCAGCCGGCGAAAGACGGCGTGTTCGAAGGCACGCCCTCCGACCAGCGCTTCGCGTACATCAAGTATGACTGA